One Rickettsia prowazekii str. Breinl genomic region harbors:
- a CDS encoding HD domain-containing protein, whose protein sequence is MKDIEYWEKNFKSCKYSDKLIERLLFLNNKVKQPIDIREVKKGIYYARKYHGTQMRQSGDPYYSHPIAVTIMVAEFVAKEVPKLFTSRILQAALLHDTIEDTELTEDMISNIFDKEVARHVEGLTRIKPCGKISSAKSLILLIKQKRYDTALIKLFDRIHNLQTLEAKSPEKAHKIIKETLKSFLVLSEILEIPSVSELIYAECYKNNLKFNINATFNEIINFDSFPFAQNKLLP, encoded by the coding sequence ATGAAAGATATAGAATATTGGGAAAAAAACTTTAAAAGCTGTAAATATTCAGATAAATTGATCGAAAGACTTCTATTTTTAAATAATAAAGTAAAACAACCTATTGATATTAGAGAAGTTAAAAAAGGTATTTATTACGCTCGTAAATATCATGGTACGCAAATGCGTCAATCTGGCGATCCTTATTATTCTCATCCAATTGCAGTAACAATTATGGTAGCGGAATTTGTAGCAAAAGAGGTTCCTAAACTCTTCACGTCTAGAATACTACAAGCAGCATTATTGCACGACACTATTGAAGATACTGAACTCACTGAAGACATGATTAGCAATATTTTTGATAAAGAAGTCGCAAGGCATGTAGAAGGTCTGACTAGAATTAAGCCTTGTGGGAAAATAAGTAGTGCAAAAAGCCTTATTTTATTAATTAAACAAAAAAGATACGATACTGCTTTGATAAAACTTTTTGATAGAATACATAATTTACAAACTTTGGAAGCAAAATCGCCTGAAAAAGCCCATAAAATAATTAAAGAGACATTAAAAAGTTTTTTAGTGTTAAGTGAAATACTCGAAATACCTTCAGTTTCAGAGCTTATATATGCTGAATGTTATAAAAATAATTTAAAGTTTAATATAAATGCTACTTTTAATGAAATTATAAATTTCGATTCTTTTCCATTCGCTCAAAATAAGTTACTCCCATGA